One Limisphaera ngatamarikiensis genomic window, CCAACCACAAACTCAACAGCCGCTTGCTCATTGTCCCCTCCGCAATCGCCAGAAGCCCACGTCAGCGTGGCTCGTCACCGACACCGTATTGGTGGTGGTTTCGGCCAACACCGACCTCACCGCCGTCCAGTCCGTCAGATTCCTAGAGCTCAAAATTGCCTTCCCAGGCGCATCTGTGGTGACCAACGACCGGCCTGACCCACAGCCGGCCCGCCGCAGTAAGGCCCGTGACGTTCGACAACCGGAGCCGATGACCAAAGCCCGCAACCCTCGAACGACGAAGCGGGGCGGCCGCTCGCTCAAGTGACCTTGCTAGCCCATTCTTGCATTCCTCTTCTGTCTGAACCACACCATCAGAAGCCCTCCACCCACCAGCAACGCCCAGATCGACGGCTCCGGCACCGGCCGGGCAATAATCGGCGCGTTGGGAATGGAGTTGTATGCCCAGCCCAGCAGCACCCCGCCCCCCTCGGCCGCCAGGATCGCGTCGAAGTACCCGTAATGCCACCCGTCCTCCAACTCGAACCCGATGCCAATGAAGCCACGCGCACCCGGACTCCTGGGCCATTCGCTGGCCGTACCGGTGCTCAAATGGATCGCAATGGCCGCGAACTCCCATTCCCCGGGGGATACGTATCCATTCCCCAAATC contains:
- a CDS encoding PEP-CTERM sorting domain-containing protein (PEP-CTERM proteins occur, often in large numbers, in the proteomes of bacteria that also encode an exosortase, a predicted intramembrane cysteine proteinase. The presence of a PEP-CTERM domain at a protein's C-terminus predicts cleavage within the sorting domain, followed by covalent anchoring to some some component of the (usually Gram-negative) cell surface. Many PEP-CTERM proteins exhibit an unusual sequence composition that includes large numbers of potential glycosylation sites. Expression of one such protein has been shown restore the ability of a bacterium to form floc, a type of biofilm.), with the translated sequence MVHTFLYPIDINGDGVVDFTFAADVGALTLRTERANRVVYRPDPPPDLGGLVARLEEGAEIGPSLEPSLGWRSSDLGNGYVSPGEWEFAAIAIHLSTGTASEWPRSPGARGFIGIGFELEDGWHYGYFDAILAAEGGGVLLGWAYNSIPNAPIIARPVPEPSIWALLVGGGLLMVWFRQKRNARMG